A part of Paenibacillus sp. IHBB 10380 genomic DNA contains:
- a CDS encoding futalosine hydrolase codes for MMNPNKQSRILIMTAVEAERNSVLRGLKGSPQFDVLLAGVGPASAAAYTAKALAATEYDLVISAGIGGGFVGIAEIGSIVIADHIIAADLGAQTAEGFSTVDDLGFGSSHVQPFTPLVTRLGESLHSAGLSVHTGPIITVSTATGTAATATERASRVPGVSAEAMEGYGVATAATIYNIPVLEIRTISNAVGPRDRAAWRMKEAFDALEAMSSILLEVLT; via the coding sequence ATCATGAATCCTAATAAACAGTCACGAATTCTCATCATGACCGCAGTAGAAGCCGAAAGAAATTCAGTCCTACGCGGGCTCAAAGGCTCGCCTCAATTTGACGTTCTATTAGCAGGCGTTGGACCAGCTTCTGCGGCCGCTTATACTGCTAAGGCACTAGCAGCAACTGAATATGATCTAGTCATTTCTGCTGGCATTGGCGGAGGATTTGTAGGAATAGCTGAAATAGGGTCCATCGTTATTGCAGATCATATCATTGCCGCTGATCTAGGTGCTCAGACCGCAGAAGGCTTTAGCACCGTAGATGATTTAGGTTTTGGGTCGTCACATGTCCAACCTTTTACTCCCCTTGTAACACGGCTGGGCGAATCATTACATTCAGCGGGACTTTCCGTGCATACAGGCCCTATTATTACAGTATCGACGGCTACAGGGACCGCCGCTACTGCAACAGAACGTGCGAGCCGAGTACCTGGCGTAAGTGCTGAGGCCATGGAAGGTTATGGCGTGGCCACAGCAGCTACAATATACAACATTCCGGTTCTAGAAATCCGAACCATATCGAATGCAGTAGGTCCAAGAGATCGAGCTGCATGGCGGATGAAAGAAGCTTTCGACGCATTAGAAGCTATGAGTTCAATATTACTGGAGGTACTAACATGA
- the rpoD gene encoding RNA polymerase sigma factor RpoD: MEDDQLTKVETELTLDHVREQLIEQSKQHAVLTYKEVVDKLVSFDLDPEQIREFVEQLSEQGIDIDDEAGDEASGSEEQESEEPSYYDNLSLPPGIKIDDPVRMYLKEIGRVQLLSAAREVELAKKIEQGDEAAKRMLAEANLRLVVSIARRYVGRGMMFLDLIQEGNMGLIKAVEKFDYTKGYKFSTYATWWIRQAITRSIADQARTIRIPVHMVETINKLIRVSRSLLQELGREPTPEEIAVEMELSTEKVREIMKISQEPVSLETPIGEENDSNLGDFIEDQDAIAPADSAAYELLKEQLKDVLDTLTEREENVLRLRFGLDDGRSRTLEEVGKVFGVTRERIRQIEAKALRKLRHPSRSKQLKDFME; the protein is encoded by the coding sequence ATGGAAGACGATCAACTTACAAAAGTAGAAACAGAATTAACATTGGACCACGTGAGAGAACAGCTCATTGAACAAAGTAAGCAACATGCTGTTCTTACTTATAAGGAAGTTGTGGACAAGCTTGTCTCGTTCGATCTTGATCCGGAGCAGATTCGCGAATTTGTCGAACAGCTCTCAGAGCAAGGGATTGATATTGATGATGAGGCTGGAGACGAGGCTTCAGGATCAGAAGAACAAGAGTCAGAAGAGCCTAGCTACTATGACAATCTCAGTCTACCTCCAGGGATTAAAATTGATGATCCTGTGAGAATGTATTTAAAGGAAATTGGACGAGTTCAGCTCCTTTCCGCAGCAAGAGAAGTAGAGTTAGCTAAGAAAATTGAACAGGGCGACGAAGCTGCCAAACGAATGTTAGCAGAAGCAAATTTACGTCTAGTTGTCAGTATCGCAAGACGTTATGTTGGCCGTGGTATGATGTTCTTAGATCTAATTCAAGAAGGTAATATGGGCTTAATAAAAGCTGTTGAAAAATTCGATTATACAAAAGGTTATAAATTTAGTACCTATGCAACATGGTGGATTCGTCAAGCAATCACCCGTTCGATAGCCGATCAGGCTAGAACGATTCGTATTCCGGTTCATATGGTAGAGACGATAAATAAGCTAATAAGAGTCTCTAGATCATTGCTTCAAGAACTGGGACGTGAACCAACACCTGAGGAAATAGCGGTGGAGATGGAGCTAAGTACAGAAAAGGTTCGAGAAATTATGAAGATCTCGCAAGAACCCGTGTCACTGGAAACACCTATTGGTGAAGAGAACGATTCCAATCTAGGAGACTTTATAGAGGATCAAGATGCCATCGCTCCAGCCGATTCTGCTGCGTATGAGCTATTGAAGGAGCAATTGAAAGATGTATTGGATACTTTAACGGAGCGTGAGGAGAATGTACTTCGTCTAAGATTTGGATTAGACGATGGTCGTTCAAGAACACTAGAGGAAGTTGGTAAAGTGTTCGGTGTTACTCGTGAGCGGATTCGTCAGATTGAAGCTAAGGCGCTTCGTAAACTTAGACATCCAAGTCGAAGCAAACAATTGAAGGACTTCATGGAATGA
- a CDS encoding 1,4-dihydroxy-6-naphthoate synthase: protein MKIAFSPCPNDTFVFHAWAHGLLPDAPKLDITYADIDITNNLATTSEGPDILKISYAALPWVLDEYALLPCGGALGRGCGPLILTSGGDKGSNPQSLSDKMVAVPSERSTAYLLFRLWAAQHVPGGVGNIVVMPFDQIMPAVRDGLIDAGLVIHEARFTYPSYGLTLLTDLGSWWESDTNLPIPLGAIIARRSLDLDSISKWIRSSVEYAWEHPEKSQSYVLSHAQELSPEVAQSHIDLYVNEFTANLGEAGYGAVTALLTRAAQEGIIPSVDPTALLWRP, encoded by the coding sequence ATGAAGATTGCTTTCTCACCTTGTCCCAATGATACCTTTGTATTTCATGCTTGGGCGCATGGCTTACTACCTGATGCTCCCAAGCTCGATATCACTTATGCAGATATAGACATCACCAATAATCTTGCAACGACATCCGAGGGACCGGATATACTCAAAATTTCTTACGCAGCCCTACCTTGGGTTCTTGATGAATATGCTTTACTCCCTTGTGGTGGCGCACTGGGTCGAGGCTGCGGACCACTCATACTCACATCTGGAGGCGACAAAGGTTCTAATCCACAATCATTATCCGATAAAATGGTTGCCGTTCCGAGCGAACGCTCTACTGCCTATTTACTATTCCGATTATGGGCAGCTCAACACGTACCTGGTGGTGTAGGTAACATTGTGGTAATGCCATTTGACCAGATTATGCCTGCGGTTCGAGATGGATTGATCGACGCTGGACTCGTCATTCACGAAGCACGGTTCACTTATCCTTCCTATGGGCTTACACTGCTAACAGACTTAGGTAGCTGGTGGGAATCCGATACGAACTTACCCATTCCACTAGGTGCGATTATTGCCCGTCGATCGCTCGATCTAGACAGTATTTCGAAATGGATTCGCAGTTCTGTAGAATATGCTTGGGAACATCCAGAGAAATCACAATCCTATGTACTGAGCCATGCTCAAGAACTATCACCTGAAGTCGCACAGTCACATATTGATTTATATGTAAATGAATTCACAGCAAATTTAGGAGAAGCTGGGTATGGTGCGGTAACGGCTTTACTTACGCGTGCTGCACAAGAAGGAATTATTCCTTCCGTTGATCCTACCGCACTATTATGGAGACCCTAA
- a CDS encoding YcdB/YcdC domain-containing protein, with amino-acid sequence MLIDIEKLRTTAINIVAIPDHYRLEMDDNIPKGDEQEHCFIWEDPGNEDNNIEVTFDLFTGHLTGLVIEREEMGEVNEDEAKQICLDDEARAVADTFVARHAPNSTEFTSVFIEKTRSGITFKFRQEAGGLPLPGTGCDLMLDAGLNVVRYRLNGRWDHPEWPAAIVDEETVKRYIRSNLRMMLTIVSLHPSMYEMNRNEQEYRLVYMPIPEHQLIDAVTGLDLFSPEHYVMPPSGPLPLMKTVSNLAKDEKVSWEHWLGINLEHYVLKKSSDDGGRIKYWYQLTEQEEEKPDTNALSLDAYMQRKWGNQLSNIRDSSIIVQLEKTTGRLVGFHRMNCGKEGAPKLSREQCWNKAAQFLNNAFPDYAHYLQLENDQEKSDGEPREREFFYLPVYMDGISVNLERITISVCTSTGDICTYMGVSYEMIRELTGRKFQSGLTSEAAIDCYVEQMKLRLNWYKDHNDDQDQEIPVFRLLYEPTTMISHKQGNERKLRYIDAITGEFIWGRH; translated from the coding sequence GTGTTAATCGACATAGAGAAGCTTCGGACCACAGCGATTAATATTGTGGCGATACCCGACCATTATCGGTTAGAAATGGATGACAATATTCCAAAAGGTGATGAGCAAGAACACTGTTTCATCTGGGAGGACCCTGGAAACGAAGATAACAATATCGAGGTAACGTTTGATTTATTCACCGGACATCTCACGGGACTTGTTATTGAGCGGGAAGAAATGGGAGAGGTCAATGAGGATGAGGCTAAGCAGATTTGCTTAGACGATGAGGCGAGGGCAGTTGCAGATACTTTCGTAGCGAGGCATGCTCCGAATTCAACTGAATTTACGTCTGTATTTATTGAGAAGACAAGAAGCGGTATCACGTTTAAGTTTCGCCAGGAGGCTGGGGGGCTGCCGCTTCCCGGTACAGGTTGCGATTTGATGCTTGATGCGGGACTGAACGTCGTAAGGTATCGGTTGAATGGGCGATGGGACCATCCTGAATGGCCTGCTGCCATTGTGGACGAGGAGACAGTAAAGCGGTATATTCGGAGCAATTTACGGATGATGCTAACCATTGTTTCTTTACATCCTTCTATGTACGAGATGAATAGAAACGAACAGGAATATCGTCTAGTTTACATGCCAATTCCTGAACATCAATTGATTGATGCCGTTACTGGCCTTGATTTGTTTAGTCCTGAACATTACGTCATGCCGCCAAGCGGTCCCTTGCCGCTGATGAAGACGGTTTCGAATCTTGCTAAGGATGAGAAGGTGTCATGGGAGCATTGGCTGGGTATTAATCTAGAGCATTACGTGCTCAAGAAGTCATCGGATGACGGGGGAAGAATTAAATATTGGTATCAGCTCACTGAGCAGGAGGAGGAGAAGCCAGACACGAATGCGTTGTCGTTAGATGCTTACATGCAACGAAAATGGGGAAATCAGCTAAGTAATATTAGGGACTCCTCGATTATCGTACAGCTGGAGAAGACGACGGGACGACTCGTCGGGTTTCATAGGATGAATTGTGGGAAGGAAGGAGCGCCAAAGCTAAGCCGTGAGCAATGTTGGAATAAGGCGGCACAGTTCCTGAACAACGCATTTCCAGATTACGCGCATTATCTCCAACTCGAAAACGATCAAGAGAAATCAGATGGAGAGCCGCGAGAGCGTGAATTCTTCTATTTGCCAGTCTATATGGATGGAATCTCTGTGAATCTTGAGCGGATCACGATCAGTGTCTGCACATCGACTGGAGACATCTGCACCTATATGGGTGTTTCTTATGAAATGATTCGAGAATTGACAGGACGTAAATTCCAGTCGGGTCTCACTTCAGAAGCCGCAATTGATTGCTATGTTGAACAGATGAAACTTCGTCTTAATTGGTACAAGGATCATAACGATGACCAAGATCAGGAGATACCAGTGTTTCGGCTACTTTATGAGCCGACCACCATGATCTCCCACAAGCAAGGGAACGAACGGAAGTTGCGATATATCGATGCCATTACCGGCGAGTTTATTTGGGGAAGGCATTAA
- a CDS encoding aldo/keto reductase family protein yields the protein MKYRKLGKSGLLVSEIALGNWITHGAQVDEATAQACVNAALDSGITTFDTADAYSETRAESVLGESLKGIRRESIELCTKVFHPTGPGHNDRGLSRKHIMEACNASLRRLQTDYIDVYYAHRFDSTVSLEETFLAFSDLVRQGKVLYIGVSEWTAEQIKLGATLAREMRVPFVASQPQYSMLWRVIEAEVIPACEREGMGQVVWSPLAQGILSGKYAPDKPIPEGSRASTTAGSGFFKRLAGQWLHQEVLQAVERIQPIAKECGLTLPQLAVAWVLQNPQVSSAIIGASKPEQVKENVKAAGVCLDPEVMTQINSILNGVVEFDPSKTG from the coding sequence ATGAAATATCGGAAACTTGGTAAAAGCGGCTTATTGGTAAGCGAAATAGCATTGGGTAACTGGATAACCCACGGTGCACAAGTGGATGAAGCTACAGCGCAAGCTTGTGTAAATGCTGCACTAGACTCCGGGATTACAACATTCGATACAGCTGATGCTTATTCGGAGACGAGGGCGGAATCTGTTCTAGGTGAGTCTTTAAAGGGAATACGTCGTGAAAGTATTGAATTGTGCACGAAGGTCTTCCATCCAACGGGTCCTGGACATAACGATAGAGGGCTGTCCCGTAAACATATCATGGAAGCCTGCAATGCTTCGCTTCGAAGATTGCAAACGGATTATATTGATGTTTATTATGCACACCGATTTGATTCGACCGTATCACTTGAAGAAACCTTCTTGGCATTTTCCGATTTGGTTCGGCAGGGAAAAGTTCTGTATATAGGGGTAAGCGAGTGGACAGCAGAGCAGATAAAGCTTGGAGCAACTTTGGCAAGGGAAATGAGAGTTCCCTTTGTGGCAAGTCAACCCCAATATTCCATGCTGTGGCGTGTTATTGAAGCCGAAGTTATTCCCGCTTGTGAGCGTGAAGGAATGGGGCAGGTTGTCTGGTCACCACTGGCGCAGGGTATTCTTTCCGGTAAATATGCACCAGACAAGCCGATACCAGAGGGCTCCCGAGCTTCTACGACAGCAGGTTCGGGATTCTTCAAACGTTTGGCAGGACAGTGGTTACATCAGGAAGTCCTTCAGGCAGTAGAACGAATCCAGCCGATCGCGAAGGAATGCGGTTTGACGCTGCCACAGCTTGCGGTAGCGTGGGTTCTGCAAAACCCACAAGTGTCCTCAGCTATTATTGGCGCCTCCAAGCCCGAGCAGGTAAAGGAAAACGTAAAAGCTGCAGGTGTCTGCCTAGATCCTGAGGTCATGACGCAAATAAATAGCATCTTAAATGGCGTTGTTGAGTTTGATCCAAGTAAAACCGGTTAA
- a CDS encoding response regulator transcription factor → MNKIKRVKILLVDDEPNILEFLEIGLLNEGYEVMTTNDGMTAIRVAKDFQPHIVILDVMMPGMDGFEVCSMLKDTEDVAVIMLTAKDEVDDRVRGLTLGADDYMVKPFSFEELLARIHARIRNQFPYLLSEINIGPFRIDDTRNEILYNEKVLELSPTEYELLKFMVINQGIVLSKSLILDKVWGYDFGGEENIVEVYIRSLRDKLQDKEHRLIRTLRGAGYRVDLI, encoded by the coding sequence ATGAACAAAATAAAAAGAGTCAAAATATTACTGGTAGATGACGAACCTAACATATTGGAGTTTCTAGAAATAGGCCTACTCAATGAGGGCTATGAAGTGATGACAACGAATGATGGAATGACAGCTATAAGGGTTGCAAAGGATTTTCAACCTCATATTGTGATTCTGGATGTCATGATGCCGGGTATGGATGGGTTTGAAGTATGCAGCATGCTTAAGGATACAGAAGATGTAGCGGTGATTATGCTAACAGCGAAGGATGAGGTCGACGATCGAGTCAGAGGACTTACGCTCGGTGCAGATGATTATATGGTTAAGCCCTTTAGCTTTGAAGAGTTGTTGGCACGAATTCATGCTAGAATCCGTAATCAATTTCCATATCTGTTGAGCGAAATTAATATCGGACCATTTCGAATTGACGATACGCGTAATGAAATACTCTATAACGAGAAGGTTCTGGAATTATCTCCGACCGAGTATGAGCTATTAAAGTTTATGGTAATCAATCAAGGGATCGTACTAAGTAAGTCTCTTATTCTAGATAAAGTATGGGGATATGATTTCGGCGGGGAAGAGAATATTGTTGAAGTCTATATTCGTTCTTTGCGTGATAAATTGCAGGATAAGGAACATCGTCTCATCCGCACGTTACGTGGAGCTGGGTATCGAGTTGATCTAATATGA
- a CDS encoding sensor histidine kinase, which produces MKRTSYLRRIFVPKSLRFHLLSRSLILLAILLLFIGVSQFLLMKDFIYKNKASSIQTQIMSTPPNIWEQIKRNSPTSSEGQFRFPFLFLQDSTLAFIDTMGHYTNLTRTDSTQPPKLTKEEYEQSMNRKHTLDYRIFTDSTGNEHLLVLQRVEGRGGISGLVQVSVDTKPLKDLLLRQLIIFLTLSLLALICGVLLFIPVLRKTLVPLSNIVEAVEQIDAGKLDTRLPSVQGQLEIDLLAASFNGMLVRLESSFEAEKEAKEQMRRFVADASHELRTPLTSIHGFLEVLLRGAMNQPEQLQKSLKSMHTESERMNKLVQDLLLLAKLDRSPHILLSEGALDVVMMEMEDQLVMLAGDRKVHLQLTPNCRCLFNEDKMKQVILNLFQNAVQHTDAEQGDIELSLKYDRSGCVMLEIQDNGSGISQSHLPHVFDRFYRSDTSRTRKYGGAGLGLSITKTIVDIHGGSMNVSSVEGKGSVFTVWLPEVPSV; this is translated from the coding sequence ATGAAGCGAACAAGTTATCTGCGTCGCATTTTCGTTCCAAAGTCACTTCGATTCCATTTGCTATCTCGCTCACTCATCCTTTTAGCTATTTTATTGCTATTCATAGGAGTTTCGCAATTTCTACTTATGAAGGATTTTATTTATAAGAACAAAGCATCGAGTATTCAAACTCAGATTATGTCGACACCACCTAACATATGGGAACAGATCAAGAGAAACTCCCCTACCTCATCTGAAGGACAGTTTCGGTTTCCGTTTTTATTCTTGCAGGACTCGACGCTTGCTTTCATTGATACAATGGGACATTATACGAACTTAACCCGAACGGATTCTACTCAACCACCCAAGCTTACGAAGGAAGAATATGAACAATCGATGAACAGAAAACATACGCTCGATTATCGAATATTTACGGATTCTACTGGAAATGAGCATTTATTAGTATTGCAACGGGTAGAAGGGAGAGGGGGGATCTCCGGTTTAGTCCAAGTTAGTGTAGATACGAAGCCTTTAAAAGATTTGCTACTTCGGCAATTGATCATATTTCTAACACTTTCCCTGTTGGCGTTGATCTGCGGTGTATTGCTCTTTATCCCAGTGTTACGTAAAACACTTGTCCCTCTATCTAATATTGTGGAGGCTGTAGAACAGATTGATGCAGGCAAGCTGGATACACGATTACCCTCCGTACAAGGGCAACTTGAGATCGACCTACTTGCAGCATCCTTTAATGGTATGCTTGTCAGATTAGAATCCTCTTTTGAAGCAGAGAAAGAAGCGAAAGAGCAAATGCGTCGGTTTGTCGCAGATGCGTCTCATGAGCTACGGACCCCACTCACTTCGATTCATGGGTTCTTAGAAGTGCTGCTTAGAGGTGCCATGAATCAGCCAGAACAACTACAGAAATCTTTAAAAAGTATGCATACCGAATCTGAACGGATGAATAAGCTGGTGCAGGATCTTCTACTCCTAGCGAAGCTTGATCGGTCACCACATATTCTTTTGTCCGAAGGGGCGCTTGACGTTGTCATGATGGAGATGGAAGATCAACTGGTGATGCTTGCGGGTGATCGCAAGGTTCATTTACAACTTACACCGAATTGTAGATGCCTTTTTAATGAAGATAAGATGAAGCAGGTTATTCTGAATTTGTTCCAAAATGCAGTGCAACATACTGATGCAGAACAAGGGGACATTGAGTTATCTTTGAAGTATGATCGAAGTGGTTGTGTGATGTTGGAAATACAAGATAACGGCTCCGGCATATCTCAGAGTCATCTTCCTCATGTATTTGACCGGTTCTATCGTAGCGATACTTCTAGAACCCGTAAGTATGGTGGAGCAGGGCTAGGCCTTTCCATCACGAAAACGATTGTTGATATTCATGGGGGTTCTATGAACGTGAGTAGTGTAGAAGGAAAAGGTAGCGTGTTTACAGTTTGGTTACCAGAAGTACCCTCTGTATAA
- a CDS encoding GerAB/ArcD/ProY family transporter, whose translation MPENVKISIRQFTVLVMLITIGDSILVLPSIAAFEAKQDAWISSLIGLAVGLLVVYIFSMVGKLYPHLTLVQSIQEIFGKWFGTFVSLMFLFYTFLSVVAHTRETGDFVTSVMMQETPTQAIQILFVCIVIMAVRLGLEVIGRTGEIFLPWIIFFFLILVILLSPQAEFEKLQPILENGIKPVFHGSLSCIAFPFMELVVFLMIFPYVNQPQQIRKGFLQGALLGGIVLIIIITVSILVLGADHTARSMYPTYSLARRVTVGRFFERVEAILALMWTLTIFMKVSLFFYTFNLGLAQLLKLKEYRMLTLPVGLLLIVLTPVISPSITYYNKVLSKYWPYFDLTFALLLPLLLLVVYFIRAKFKRSTT comes from the coding sequence ATGCCTGAGAACGTTAAAATAAGTATTCGTCAATTCACCGTCTTAGTGATGCTCATTACCATTGGGGATTCGATTCTGGTATTACCTTCCATCGCTGCATTCGAAGCGAAACAAGATGCATGGATATCCAGTTTGATTGGGCTAGCGGTAGGCTTGTTGGTCGTTTACATTTTCAGCATGGTGGGAAAGCTCTATCCCCATTTGACTTTGGTTCAATCCATTCAAGAAATTTTCGGAAAATGGTTCGGGACATTCGTATCGCTTATGTTCCTATTTTACACCTTTCTATCCGTTGTGGCACATACGAGAGAGACAGGGGATTTTGTGACCTCAGTAATGATGCAGGAAACTCCAACTCAAGCGATTCAAATCTTATTTGTATGTATTGTTATCATGGCAGTACGCTTGGGTCTTGAGGTTATTGGACGTACCGGGGAAATATTCTTACCCTGGATCATCTTTTTTTTCCTCATCCTAGTCATCTTACTTTCTCCTCAAGCAGAATTCGAGAAATTACAACCCATTCTAGAAAATGGAATCAAGCCTGTATTTCATGGCTCTCTCTCATGTATAGCTTTTCCCTTTATGGAGCTAGTTGTTTTTTTAATGATATTTCCTTATGTGAATCAACCACAACAAATAAGAAAAGGTTTTTTACAAGGTGCACTGTTAGGAGGCATCGTATTAATCATCATTATCACTGTTTCTATTCTTGTTCTCGGTGCCGATCATACTGCGAGAAGTATGTATCCCACTTATTCCTTGGCAAGAAGGGTAACTGTCGGTCGCTTTTTTGAAAGGGTTGAAGCCATATTAGCCCTCATGTGGACGTTAACCATTTTTATGAAAGTTTCTTTGTTTTTTTATACTTTCAATTTGGGTTTAGCACAATTGTTAAAATTAAAGGAATATCGGATGTTAACCTTACCTGTAGGCTTGCTCCTGATTGTACTTACGCCAGTCATTTCCCCTAGTATAACTTATTATAATAAAGTACTTTCCAAATACTGGCCGTATTTCGATTTGACTTTTGCCTTACTCTTACCGTTGTTATTGTTGGTTGTTTATTTTATTCGAGCAAAGTTCAAGAGATCAACGACCTGA
- a CDS encoding LysR substrate-binding domain-containing protein, whose amino-acid sequence MDLKKLRYFIAVAEELHFNRAAKKLNITQPPLSQQIQNLEGELGVKLLERTKRQVRLTSAGTIFLEESRNIVSQLERSIKVTQLASQGKIGHLSIAFVDSAVGGMMVNVLKRFRERFPDVQLTLSEMTSVQQLKALHDGKIHVGFLRVLDPSKHITSRLYTNETLVAVLPEIHPLALHPTVSLHSLADEPFILSPHHMGASFHDLIIDCCRQHGFQPHIVQEAVQMYTIVNLVAAGIGISIVPSSVSVFQRSDVVFRPFIEDTPRVPLYASWKTDMSETILTNFLEVMEETANSQTSNLV is encoded by the coding sequence ATGGATTTGAAAAAACTACGTTACTTTATCGCAGTGGCGGAAGAATTGCATTTCAACCGTGCTGCGAAAAAGCTGAATATAACCCAACCTCCCTTGAGCCAACAAATCCAAAATCTTGAGGGAGAACTCGGCGTTAAGCTTTTGGAGCGAACCAAGAGACAGGTTCGACTTACGTCAGCAGGAACGATATTTTTGGAGGAATCCAGAAACATCGTTTCTCAACTGGAACGATCTATTAAGGTGACACAACTGGCAAGTCAGGGAAAAATTGGACATTTGTCCATCGCATTTGTTGATTCGGCCGTTGGTGGTATGATGGTCAACGTTTTAAAGCGATTTCGGGAGCGTTTTCCCGATGTGCAGCTTACCCTATCTGAAATGACATCTGTTCAACAACTGAAAGCTTTACACGATGGAAAAATCCATGTTGGTTTCCTTCGTGTGCTAGATCCGTCCAAACATATCACCTCTCGACTCTACACCAACGAAACACTCGTTGCCGTATTACCCGAAATACATCCGTTAGCCTTACATCCAACTGTGTCTCTACATTCTTTGGCGGACGAACCTTTTATCTTGTCTCCGCATCATATGGGGGCTTCTTTTCATGACCTCATTATAGACTGTTGCAGGCAGCATGGATTTCAGCCCCACATCGTGCAGGAAGCTGTTCAAATGTATACCATTGTTAATCTGGTAGCTGCGGGTATAGGAATTTCAATTGTTCCCTCTTCGGTTTCTGTTTTTCAGCGTAGTGATGTCGTATTCCGGCCATTTATCGAAGATACACCGCGAGTCCCTCTGTATGCGTCCTGGAAAACAGATATGAGTGAGACCATTCTGACTAATTTCCTAGAAGTGATGGAGGAAACAGCCAATAGTCAGACAAGCAACCTTGTGTAA
- a CDS encoding radical SAM/SPASM domain-containing protein: MKKFKKFYIEITSVCNLACTFCPQTKRQANFIKVDAFTKILDEIKPHTDYIYFHVKGEPLLHPKIDQLLDLSHERGFKVNITSNGTLLPKVKDKIMMKPALRQMNFSLHSFDGHEGSTNKEQYVSTVLSFAKEAVQHTDVIISLRLWNLTEDNMTNLERNRNRQILEMIETEFNLDFKIEEKVMPGSGVKIAKQIYLNQDHEFKWPDLKEEEDEGKGFCHGLRNQAGILVDGTVIPCCLDGEGVINLGNINDTPFSEIVESERANNMYDGFSRREVVEELCRKCGYRKRFNV; encoded by the coding sequence ATGAAAAAATTTAAGAAGTTTTATATCGAGATAACGAGTGTATGTAATCTGGCTTGTACCTTTTGTCCACAAACGAAACGACAAGCTAATTTTATTAAAGTCGATGCATTTACCAAGATATTAGACGAGATTAAGCCTCATACTGATTATATTTATTTTCATGTCAAAGGAGAACCGCTTCTTCATCCCAAAATTGATCAATTGTTGGACTTGAGTCACGAGCGAGGGTTCAAAGTGAATATTACTTCGAATGGGACGCTTCTCCCTAAAGTTAAAGATAAAATTATGATGAAGCCGGCATTACGGCAGATGAATTTCTCACTACACAGCTTCGATGGGCATGAAGGATCTACGAATAAAGAGCAATACGTATCGACGGTTTTGTCTTTTGCTAAAGAGGCTGTCCAGCATACCGATGTTATTATTTCATTAAGATTGTGGAATCTGACTGAGGACAATATGACGAATCTTGAACGGAATCGAAACCGCCAAATTCTTGAAATGATTGAGACAGAGTTCAACTTGGATTTTAAGATTGAAGAAAAAGTCATGCCGGGGAGTGGCGTCAAAATAGCTAAACAAATTTATCTAAATCAGGATCATGAGTTCAAATGGCCAGATCTTAAAGAAGAGGAGGATGAGGGGAAAGGGTTCTGTCATGGTCTCCGCAACCAAGCCGGTATATTAGTGGACGGAACCGTGATCCCGTGTTGTCTGGATGGAGAAGGGGTTATTAATCTAGGTAACATCAATGATACACCGTTCTCTGAAATTGTGGAGAGTGAGAGAGCGAATAACATGTATGATGGGTTCTCGAGACGAGAAGTCGTAGAAGAGTTATGCAGAAAGTGTGGGTATCGTAAACGGTTTAATGTATAG